One region of Nycticebus coucang isolate mNycCou1 chromosome 10, mNycCou1.pri, whole genome shotgun sequence genomic DNA includes:
- the CAPNS1 gene encoding calpain small subunit 1 produces the protein MFLVNSFLKGGGGGGGGGGLGGGLGNVLGGLISGAGGGGGGGGGGGGGGGGTAMRILGGVISAISEAAAQYNPEPPPPRTHYSNIEANESEEVRQFRRLFAQLAGDDMEVSATELMNILNKVVTRHPDLKTDGFGIDTCRSMVAVMDSDTTGKLGFEEFKYLWNNIKRWQAIYKQFDVDRSGTICSSELPGAFEAAGFHLNEHLYNMIIRRYSDEEGNMDFDNFISCLVRLDAMFRAFKSLDKDGTGQIQVNIQEWLQLTMYS, from the exons ATGTTCCTGGTTAACTCCTTCTTGaagggcggcggcggcggcgggggagGCGGCGGCCTAGGCGGGGGCCTGGGGAATGTGCTTGGAGGCCTGATCAGCGGGGCCGgagggggcggcggcggcggcggtggtgGTGGCGGAGGCGGCGGAGGGACCGCCATGCGTATCCTAGGCGGAGTCATTAGCGCCATTAG TGAGGCGGCTGCGCAGTACAACCCGGAGCCCCCG CCCCCACGTACACATTACTCCAACATTGAGGCCAACGAGAGTGAGGAGGTCCGGCAGTTCCGGAGACTCTTTGCCCAGCTGGCTGGAGAT GACATGGAAGTCAGTGCCACAGAACTTATGAACATTCTCAACAAGGTTGTGACTCGAC ACCCTGATCTGAAGACTGATGGTTTTGGCATTGACACATGTCGCAGCATGGTGGCCGTGATGGAT AGTGACACCACAGGCAAGCTGGGCTTTGAGGAATTCAAATACCTGTGGAATAACATCAAAAGGTGGCAG GCCATATACAAACAGTTTGATGTTGACCGATCAGGGACCATTTGCAGCAGTGAACTCCCAGGGGCCTTCGAGGCAGCAG GGTTTCATCTGAATGAACATCTCTATAACATGATCATCCGGCGCTACTCTGATGAGGAAGGCAACATGGATTTTGACAACTTCATCAGCTGCTTGGTCAGGCTGGACGCCATGTTCC GGGCCTTCAAATCTCTTGACAAAGATGGCACTGGACAAATCCAGGTGAACATCCAAGAG TGGTTGCAGCTGACTATGTATTCCTGA
- the LOC128595413 gene encoding cytochrome c oxidase subunit 7A1, mitochondrial — MRALRVSQALIRSFSSTARNRFENRVPEKQKLFQEDNDLPVHLKGGTTDNILYRLTMALCLGGTAYSLYCLGWASFPHSK; from the exons ATGAGGGCCCTGAGG GTCTCCCAGGCGCTGATCCGCTCCTTCAGCTCCACCGCCCGCAACCGCTTTGAGAACCGAGtgccagagaaacagaaactctTCCAG GAGGACAATGACCTCCCTGTGCACTTGAAGGGCGGGACAACAGACAACATCCTGTACCGACTGACCATGGCGCTGTGTCTAGGGG GAACTGCCTACAGCTTGTACTGCCTTGGCTGGGCCTCCTTCCCCCACAGTAAGTGA